The genomic stretch AGGCTTTGAATCATCCTGGATGGTTTGAAGCAATGCTTGATGAAATACATGCCTTAGAGAAAAACCACACTTGGGATTTAGTGGATTTACCCAGTGGAAAGAAAGCAGTGGGATGCAAGTGGGTCTTCACAGTTAAAGTTAATCATGTTGGCTCTGTGGCGAGACTTAAGGCCAGACTTGCGGCTAAGGGGTATGCTCAGACTTATGGGGTGGATTATTCAGACATCTTCTCTCCGGTTTCTAAACTTACTTATGTCCGCTTATTCATTTCTCTAGCTGCTTCTGAGAATTGGCCTTTGCATCAATTGAATATTAAGAAtgcttttcttcatggtgatctcCATGAAAAGGTATATAtagagcaaccacctggttttgttgctcagggggagtatGGCAAGGTCTGTCATTTGAAGAAATCCTTATATGGCTTAAAGTAGAGTACCCGGGCTTGGTTTGGTAAATTTAGGGAAACAGTTCAAGAATTTGGGCTGAAAAAGAGCAAATGTGATCATTCTATCTTCTACAAGCAATCAACAGTTGGATCTATTCTCCTTGTTCTATATGTGGATAACATTGTTATCACAGAGAGTGATTATCTACGAATCTCTTCTCTCAAATCTTTCTTGCATGCTAAGTTTCATACAAAAGACTTGGGACAACTGAAATACTTCTTGGGAGTAGAAATAACTAGAAGCAAAAAGGGAATTTTTCTATCTTAGAGAAGTATATTCTTGACTTACTAGCAGAAACTGGTAAGCTGGCTGCCAAACCTTGTAGTACTCCAATGGTTTCTAATTTGCATCTTATGAAAGATGATGGTGATCCATTTAATGAACCAGATAGATACAGGAGGTTAGTTGGGAGATTCAACTATATCACTGTGACTCGTGCAGATATTGCATTTGCAGTGAGTATGGTTAGCCAGCTCATGTCCGCGCCCACAGTTAAACATTGAGAGACTTTGGAGCAGATTCTATGTTACTTAAAAGGAGCTCCTGGACTTGGCATATTATACAGCAATCACGGTCATTCTCGCATTGATTGTTTTGCAGATGAAGATTGGGCTGGATCCAAGATTGATAGAAGATATACTACTAGTTACTGTGTATTTGTTAGTGAAAACTTGGTATCATGGAGAAGTAAGAAACAAAATGTTGTATCTAGGTCCAGTGCAGAATCCGAGTATGGAGCTATGTCACAATCAACATGTGAGATAATGTGGATACATCACCTTTTAACTGAAATTGGGTTGAAGCATCCTACTCCATCAAAACTCTGGTGTGATAATCAAGTTGCACTCCATATTGCCTCAAATCCATTGTATCATAAAAGAACCAAACATATTGAAGTTGACTGTTATTTTATTCGTGAGAAGATTCAGGAGAACTTGATTTCTATTGGCTACGTGAAGACAGGAGAGCAACAAGCTGATTTGTTCACTAAAGCATTAAATGGCACTTGAGTTGATTACCTTTGTAACAAGCTGGGCATGATCAATATATATGCTCCAGCTTGAGGGGAATGTTACAGAATGAACCTAGACACTTTACACAATGAACATAAATTGTTTCTTAGTAGTGTATATAACCCATATATAGATAGCAGATTTGTAGGaacctcttttatttttttccttagttagcacatgatgtacatgtatatatatgtatcactACATGAAATAATATACCAATTTGATTCTTCCCTACCTTGTTAATTACACTTATTAAAGCACTTCCAAAGAAACCAAGTCTTAGAAAATGACAGCTTACCAAGCGCTCCAATTGCATTATCTACTTCACAAAACCAGCCAAGGGCCCAAGCATGGCTGTTTCTTAGCATGTGTATTTAAAAGGAGTCTTTGTTATATGAGGAAACAAACACAAGTAGAGAGAGAGAATTATGACACCACTACCTCTTCTCCTGTTTTCTTGGTTTCTTTTGTGTCTTTCTTTGTCTTTAGGAATCTCAGCACAGAGGTCTACTTATATTGTCCATTTGGACAAGTCTTTTATGCCTAAAATCTTTGCTAGTCACCAAAACTGGCATTCatccattattaacaacatcaaGATTGAGGTTCCCACTACTCCAAATGATCATCATCCAGTTCCAAAGATTGTATATTCTTATGATAATGTCATTCATGGATTTAGTGCTGTTTTGTCTAAAGATGAACTTGAAGCTCTCAAGAAATCATCAGGCTTTCTTTCAGCTTATAAAGATAGGACTGTTGAAGCTCACACTACTCATACTTCTGAGtttcttaagctcaatcctgcttCTGGTCTATGGCCAGCTTCTGGTTTTGGTCAAGATGTTATTATTGGTGTACTTGACTCTGGTATCTGGCCAGAATCTGCCAGTTTCAGGGATGATGGATTGTCTGAAATTCCCAAAAAGTGGAAGGGAATATGCAAGCCAGGAACAGAGTTCAATTCCTCATTGTGCAACAGGAAACTCATTGGAGCAAATTATTTCAATAAGGGGATTTTGGCTGATGATCCTAGTGTAAATATTTCCATGAATTCTGCAAGGGATACGAGAGGTCATGGCACCCATGTTGCCTCCACTGCTGCTGGTAGTTTTGCTAAAGGAGCTTCATATTTTGGATATGCTCCTGGAACAGCAAGAGGTATCGCGACACGAGCTAGGATAGCTGTGTATAAGTTTAGCTTTGAAGAAGGGACCTTTACTTCAGATTTAATTGCTGCTATGGATCAAGCTGTTGCAGATGGTGTTGATATACTGACCATTTCGTATGGGTATGTTAAAATTCCATTGTATGAAGATTCTATTGCAATAGCTTCTTTTGGTGCCATGATGAAAGGTGTCTTAGTCACTGCTTCAGCTGGAAATAGTGGTCCTGAAATGGGAACTTTAAATAATGGAGTCCCGTGGATCTTTACCGTGGCATCATGCAGTACTGACCGATCATTTTCAGGGACTTTAACTCTTGGGAATGGCTTAAAGATTACTGGATTTAGCTTGTTTCCAGTGAGAACCATGATCAAGGATTTTCCTGTGCTTTACAACGAAAGTATATCTCCTTGTGATTCATCTGACCTATTATCCCAAGTCCCTAATGCTAGACGTAGCATCATGATTTGTTATAGCGTTGCAGTAGAAGTAGAGGAACAAATGGCGGCCATCTCAGAGTCAAAATTTGGAGGAGCCATCTATATATCTGATGATCCAGATGcattgatatccaattttttcccAAACCCTGGAGTTGTCATTAGCATCAAGGAAGGGAAGCAGGTGATCGACTATGCATTAAAAGGTGTAAAACCTAAAGCCAGCATCAGTTTCCAGGAAACACGCACGGATGTAAAGCCTGCTCCAGTTGTTTCTGCATTTTCCTCGAGAGGCCCTTCTAGAAGCTATCTGCGAGTTGCAAAGCCTGATATTATAGCACCAGGAGAGTTGATTTTAGCAGCCTGGCCATCGAACGTTTCAGCTGCAGTTATTGGTGTCAATACCTTTTTGGATAGTGATTACAGACTTGAATCAGGCACTTCAATGGCTGCTCCTCACATTGCTGGAATTGCTGCAATGCTAAAAGGAGTACATCCTGAATGGAGTCCTTCAGCTATTCGATCTGCCATGATGACCACTGCCAACCCTTTGGATAATACTGAAAAACCCATCAAAACAGCGGATGATAACAAGGATGCTACATCATTAGCCATGGGAGCAGGAGTCGTTGATCCAAACCGTGCAGTTGATCCAGGCCTAATATATGATGCCACTCCACAACACTATGTGAACCTTCTCTGCTCTATGAATTTGACAGTAGAGCAATTCAAAACAATTGCTAGATCATCAGCTAAGCACAACTGCTCAAATCCATCCAATGATATAAATTACCCATCATTTATTGCTCTCTTTAGCCCATACGGGAACTACACTTGGTTGGAGCAGAAATTCAAGAGGACAGTCACAAATGTTGGAGCTGGTGCAGCTACGTACAAAGTAAAAGTGAAAGCACCGGAAAACTCAACAATTTCTCTCTTTCCGCAGACCTTGGTGTTTGAGAAGAAAAATCAGAAGCAGGAGTACACTCTGACCATACGTTACAAGGGCGTTGTGGAAGATCAAGCACAATCTGGTGCAATCACTTGGGTGGAAGAGAATGGCCACCACACAGTAAGCAGTCCTATAGTAGTAGCACCAGAGATTGATGCCTGGACCTGAAATGCTGCAGTTAACAAAACTGTTGCGTTTGTAAGTTTGAAACTCTCTAAGAGAGTTATGTTAAAGTAGCTGGAAATATGCTGGCAAAGCACATGTAATAACATTTTTTGGTTATCAGTTAAGCATAATTTTGTTGCTCTTTAACATTTTGTTGCTACATAGAACTAAAGTCAAAAGATGTTTTTTTGCAGTACACCATGAAGTAGCATATCCATTTATTGACCTCTCAGGAGGATCTATGCTGCATAAAAAATGCAGTTGCTAGTAATTCTAAATCTGTTTGTTGTAATGAGCTCAAGGATAGGGAACAAAGTGTTTAACCGATAAAGAGAAGGAAAGAGCCTTTTGTCTATAGCATTAGATCATAGAGTAGACCTTTTCCCTTAACTAACAAGCGATACGTTAAGAAAATTTTACAAGAGGAAATTAGAAATCTAAAGCGCCTTAGACCTGAAATATTCCAAACTGACTGCGGTTCAGTCACCTGGTTCGAAGTTCTGAACTAAATGCATATAACTATTACAGCTCTCACCCTTCGCTCTTTCAATTTGAAGAAGTTCTAAAACATTAGGGGAATAAGACATCTGTAAGTTTGTGAACTTGATCAGAATGAGTTGAAGCGACTAGAAACATGGCAGCAAATATCTAAGTATATGAAGTTAACCAAGCAATTATATTACATGAGTAAATAACCAGTACCAATAAATAGCTACGCAACAACATCACAAAAAGCAGAAGTCAATTATATGTCAAGACTGACGAAAAGGCTCTTCATTTGTGACCCTTGTATGATAGAAGGGTGAATGACAGAAATTAACAATAAAAATATGAGTCCGAAGCAACAACGATTTCATACTAGGGAGCTCTAGCCTCTAAGAAAGAAGTTGAATTCTCAGGCTATAAGCACATAT from Nicotiana sylvestris chromosome 12, ASM39365v2, whole genome shotgun sequence encodes the following:
- the LOC104220758 gene encoding subtilisin-like protease SBT3 codes for the protein MTPLPLLLFSWFLLCLSLSLGISAQRSTYIVHLDKSFMPKIFASHQNWHSSIINNIKIEVPTTPNDHHPVPKIVYSYDNVIHGFSAVLSKDELEALKKSSGFLSAYKDRTVEAHTTHTSEFLKLNPASGLWPASGFGQDVIIGVLDSGIWPESASFRDDGLSEIPKKWKGICKPGTEFNSSLCNRKLIGANYFNKGILADDPSVNISMNSARDTRGHGTHVASTAAGSFAKGASYFGYAPGTARGIATRARIAVYKFSFEEGTFTSDLIAAMDQAVADGVDILTISYGYVKIPLYEDSIAIASFGAMMKGVLVTASAGNSGPEMGTLNNGVPWIFTVASCSTDRSFSGTLTLGNGLKITGFSLFPVRTMIKDFPVLYNESISPCDSSDLLSQVPNARRSIMICYSVAVEVEEQMAAISESKFGGAIYISDDPDALISNFFPNPGVVISIKEGKQVIDYALKGVKPKASISFQETRTDVKPAPVVSAFSSRGPSRSYLRVAKPDIIAPGELILAAWPSNVSAAVIGVNTFLDSDYRLESGTSMAAPHIAGIAAMLKGVHPEWSPSAIRSAMMTTANPLDNTEKPIKTADDNKDATSLAMGAGVVDPNRAVDPGLIYDATPQHYVNLLCSMNLTVEQFKTIARSSAKHNCSNPSNDINYPSFIALFSPYGNYTWLEQKFKRTVTNVGAGAATYKVKVKAPENSTISLFPQTLVFEKKNQKQEYTLTIRYKGVVEDQAQSGAITWVEENGHHTVSSPIVVAPEIDAWT